Part of the Arachis hypogaea cultivar Tifrunner chromosome 6, arahy.Tifrunner.gnm2.J5K5, whole genome shotgun sequence genome, GAATTCGGAAGCATGTTTCCAAAATCTACCAAAGTGAAATGTTTGAGTGATGCAGGATTTTTTCTTGATGCgtaagtaatatatataattgttttatGTTATTTCTCCTAGCACGGACCCTCACCAAAAATTATAGATATGATTGGTTATTTGTTCGGTCATGTAGAGTTGATGTGTCTGGGGGGCACACACTGAGGAATATGTTTGGAGGTGTAGTTACATTACAGGTAGTATCTAGAATAGTTTTAAAAAATCTGGATATAATATTTGTTGATATACTAGCTCTAATCTCAATTTTAAAAGTCATTGAGTTTGACCTTGTGATGAATTCTTTTCTCAGTGCTTCTACTTACATGATGATATAAGGTTCAGAAAACTTGAATAAATATGTTATCTctcgattttttttatgttgtaggAAGTACAAAAAAACTTACCAAAAAGTTGTCTCAACCAACTGGATCCAACTTCGGTAATTTTATTAGTTTGGATGTCATTCCTTTCCTAAATTGAAATTGCTAGAGTTGCATATTTCGAACATGAAAACTCTCTTTGCAGTGCTTCTTTCCTCAAAACTTGATCCAGCATGTTCAAACTCCATTGTTTCTTCTCAATGCAGCTTATGATGCATGGCAGGTAATATTAGTTAATACAATGTTTCACTGTTCTCCTGAAATTTTTTGTTAACGATTTGTGTAATTAGTTATGTCTTACAAGGTTACACATCTGTTGTAATTGTTTCCTCATCAGGTGCAAGAAAGTCTAGCCCCCCATTCAGCAGATCCAAGTGGTTCTTGGAATGATTGTAAAGCAAATCATGCAAGGTGTAACTCATCTCAAATACAGTTCTTCCAAGGTGATTTTGATCTCTATTTATGTAAATTACACTACGTATATCGATCTACAACGGTCTAATTTCCTTTCATTGTGCTTCTTCTTTGAATCAGACTTCAGAAATCAACTGCTAAATGATGTGAAAGACTTCTCAAAGTCATCTCCAACTGGATTGTTCATAAATTCTTGTTTTGCTCACTGCCAGTCTGAGAGACAAGATACATGGTTTGCTGATGACTCTCCGCTTATTAACGACATGGTATGCCTGATTTGGATTTCAGTGCTTATAAAATGGTTCATTTTGTAATATCACTTTAAATTTGCCTAGAATCTTAGTGCCTTAAAACACTTATTAGCAGAACCCTTCACTTAAAagctaatatatttttaataaagaaaacttGCATGCCTTGTGAGGTCAAGGTAAATGCATCAAATGCCAACTATTTCATGGCAGGTAAACATTGAAAAAACAGTAGTTTGGCCTTTTAATTACAGAGTTGAGTTTGCTGACTCTAGGACaagtgattttattgcttttcacTAAGCTTCAACCCCCTCCCCCTTTTGGATTTATTGTTCTGAGAAAGTAATCAACTAACCGGTTAGCCCACTTTTAATTGTGCAGCCTGTGGCGATTGCTGTTGGAGACTGGTTTTTTGATCGAAAAACTATCAAAGCTATTGATTGTGCTTATCCCTGTGACACAACCTGCCATAATCTGGTCTTCAAGTGAGTCAAGCGCTTATTGCTTCCTCATGTGGTAGTTTGGTATTTACAAGTTCATCATTGTGATTGCCATAATTGTGCATTTAACATTCTTCAATTGTTATATTTATGGAGATACAATTAATTAGATATATATCATTATATCAAGTAATGAATCTTGTCAATAAGATTTAATTGGCTTGAAATATCCAAAAATGTCAAAATTGTTCATTCATGCTTCTGTTGCCACCATGTGAAGATGTCATATTACAAACAATTATAAACGATACATTGGCATTGCAcactgaaaaagaaagaaaatatcgaAGTATGATCCGACTTGAAAGGTGCCCCATGAAGGGGCTTGAGTTGTGATATCTCTTTATCAATGGGATTGTATTCATGATAAGGTTCAAATATAGGACTTATATTGGTCATCTAAGTCATCATATTACATGTCATGGGTAGGAAACTGGAAGCATGGGCTAGATTTCAGCTGTTGTTTTGTTATGTTCAGTCTATGACATTCCCCTCAAGTTTCCCAACCAACAAAAGACAAGCACACCATTTTACGTGCACCAAGAATGTGAAcccttttttgtgtgttttttccaATTGCTATGCGAGACTAGTTCACATTTTTCTGCTTCCTGCAGTGTTGGTAGATCTACCGTGGTTGGCTCCCAGTATATAAGGTTATCTCTCTTATTTCACTTACCACTCCTTCCCTGTTCCCTAGCTTTGGCTGTGTTTGGTAAACTCATATTTTGTGTAAGGTTTCAAGTGTAAAATGAAGTCCATTTTTACCCTTCAAACTCTTCATTTTCGTCTCTTTTCTTCCAAATTCCAATTCACACAGTTGAGTGTCTTAGAAAAGTTGTCTCTTTCTCCAAACATATTTTATGACTTGTCAAGAAAATTACCAAACAAGGCCTTTAATTTGTGAATGCCATGTTTGCAATTCCTGCTCAAGTGGAACTGGAAAGTCTCATGTGTCTCCCCTCCTTTCCTTTGCAGTGAAAGTGATGACacatccaccaccaccaccatgatATATTCCTCTCAGTCCTCCAGGTTGACTTTTCCTGCTCTATACCTACTAAGTGCTTTGTTTCCCACTTCCATGTTCCTACTGCACCTTAGAGTAGAAGTACTATCAAGATTCTTTAGCCATTCCACATAATTGGGAAGGTTTGTTTGTCCATGCTTCAATCAGCACCAACTATTAACTGTATCTGTAACTGTATTATTAGTAGGCACTAGGGACTAACATAAACAAATTTATAACTTGAATGGGCCTCTGTAGCAGGACGGGGAAAGATTTACCAAATTGGGCTCAATATCTGTACCTGCTTAGAGTCATCTGTTCTATTAATATTGACCAAAATTGTATCTTGGGATTCTTGGCTCATTTTCCATATCTTGATACATACTGATATGCATGCCTATGATAAATCATATATGTGAGCATGCATCATTGATGGGAAATGATATTAAAGAAGGAAGATGTAATGAAATTCTCAACTACTTTTCTGAAAGTTTGGACTTTGGATCTCTTGCACAAGGAGTACTAGTAGTTCTGATGAAAAAATCAGAAATAATGTGCCTAACAAATTAAAGCTACACAGTCAATTACTACTTACAGAACTGCAGGGCTAAAAGAAAATAATGTTGTTGCAAGTTCAGGACGTGTTAACATCAACAACATAAATATGATAAGTACATGAAATAAATCAACCGCCATAAGTTAGTTGCTCTAGTCAACAATCTGCCCTATAACTTAAGTGCCATACCATTATTATATGCGTCTATTTTCTTAGTCTTCCAACACGTCTATCGGTATCAAGCACATGTTTGAGGAGCTTGTATGCAACCACGCTTAACGTGTACATATGTAAGGTAGAAAGAAGTTCAACATGTGAACGAACTAAACCCATATTTAGTGGGTCTGGTTTTCAGTTGGATAAATTTATGATGCTGTTCTGTGTTTCACATTTCGAAGATCTTATATTGATTAAACCTCAATTCTGGAATAGTAATCACATGAAAATTAGGAAAGGGTTTacttgttatgatttgaatttgaCAGTACTAATCATTTTACATTAGCATTCAGAAAAATGTTGGTACAAGAATACTTTTCAATCAAATGGCCTAGATTAAGGGGTTGGAGATACACAATAAATTCGTTACCatttaaatttaagttttaaagTTGAGTTGAttttagctttagattttatatttatcAAACAATAATGCTAGAGAACTAATACCATTCGGTCAACAATTTAGCCTACAAATATTGAACGGGCCAAAATGTCcaataaaatacattaaaaaaattcacttattcatcattttttttaaattattatttttatttctttttcttccggACAAGACGACAAATTCATTGCCAACCAGCTATAATTCAAATAGCATAATATCTCCATACTCACCTAGAAATTGCGGGTTCAAATTCCattcctaattaaaaaaaaaaaactacaatttCATCCATCACCAGCGGTTAGCCACCCTAAATTATAGATCATAAATCCTCAAGTATAAATTTTAGACTCTAAATTGGTTTTACTTTATTtcacttttaattattttttacttgAATTTTAGATGCTTTTATTGTTGTTAGTTTTGGAGATTTCTTTTTAACGATCAATTTTAAGTGAAAAATATTGCTAGGATATTAGTTGAAAAGAGTTGAGCTAGCTCCAGTGGAAATTAAAAACTAAgtcgaaaaaaatatacaaatgttATATTATAAAAGATGGAACATCTAAAAGACTTGCACTTTTGCAGGGACTATTCACACTTGTACAGTATAGTGAAGAGTAGATCATAGCTTTTCGCCTTTTCCATGATGATCAAAcactattgtattatttatagagAGAAAAAGTAACAAGCAGTGATAAAAGTGAGAAGTGAGAAGAGAAGGCAAGGCTCATGATTGGAAAAATTGAAGATGAAGACTAGTACATTGAAAGTATGTAATCAAAAGCATATATATGTACTGAATGGCCAAAAAAGAACAAGagaaagggagaatgaaggagaaAATTGGAGTTATTATGTGGCGTATTTGGAGGCAGATGCTAGTGCTACAGCCTGCGCCCACACTTTGAGCCTTGCCTTCACTTCTCGTGGATCATCACCGGGGCTAGAGATGCGCCAATTGGCGATGGGGGAGTTGGCACCGCTGCTGCTGGTTTCCAGTGAAGGAGGAAGTTCCAACTCGAAGCCAAGTTCCCTGCAAGCCTTCACCTCTTCCAAACCCATACACAGTGTCTTGTTGCCACCCTTGGGCCTGGTTATGAGAACCACCCCATCACGATCACCAGGCCCATTGTCACTTGcatattccttctccttctctttcaCCCCAAACACcttgttcttccttcttcttgctgCTGGAGGCGTATTTGGCAGAGAGCAACAGCAGCTGCTACCAATTGATGATGGAAAGTCTTCTTTTTCAGAGGCAGAGGATAGTGAtaatccttcttcttctcctccagaGAGTTCTCCATCTGCCTCGTCCCCGTCGTCTTCGTAGTCTTCTATGGACAAGCGTGACATCATCATGGCATCATCATCCACCCCGCACATGGAGCTGCTGGTGGTACAAACGGACAGCCTCGACAAGTTGTGAGGGTGATGATAGAATAATCCGCCAtcgtcgtcctcctcctcctccaggTCTTGCATCCAAGAGTGACATGTAGACATGATGAGTGAGTGAGAGAAgtgaagtgtgtgtgtgtgtgtgtggctcagaaagaaagaaagaaaggttgTTATTATGGTGCAGTAAAGCTAAGTATAGCGTGGTTTGAATAATAGTAGAGAATCAGGTTGGATGGAGCACCCTATTTATGCTTTTACCTCCTTCATTCTCCATCACCGGCCCCTTTCCctttattactttcttttctcttttttattttttattttcttggtcACACATCGCAATTCATATGCttactattttaaaataataatactatcaTCATCTTAGTTTCGGGATTAGTTACAGTTACAACCTCTGGTTTATTTCTAAACTCATTCCAAATTTCCAATTTATCTATCGACAGTTGATCACACATCCCCCCCCTACGTAATTGTATATGAATAAATTAagcaaatatttttatattttcacacGCGCAGTGTACGCGGAATTcagtcaaaattaaaataaaaatactatttatacattaaaattagtcactaaaatcacctatcaatatatttatgtataaatacatatgtgatttaatttattttatttatatatttatattttaacatatattttatattagaaattgattttaatgactaattttagtgtatacgtaGCATTACTTATCAACACAGAATTAAAATATATGACAAGTAATACAATGTAAAATTCTAAAGTTTATGTATATATGCATTCATGGGGACAACAGTACagcctttttccttttcttttctttctgggAGATTGATCATTTACATTTAATTCTACTGTAACCTTAAGAAATTAAAACTACTGTTAAAACATATTAACGATAATGTtaaagaaataacaaaaaaaaagtcaaaatttattttatttaataatcattagttattataagttataataagtaataaatattaaataaataaattttgattattttttattaatttattttaattactaaatattTCTGTCAtattaaattctaataaaatgaTGATATTTTAATCTCTATATAAATATGTTGTAAAAATTTACTTTCTTCTGTTAAATGCATTGATTTCTCTCATATTAAATTAGTTCAAATAAATACCAGGAGCTTAATAACGATACATACAATAAAAATTGAAATCTACCGATATAAAAAGAATAACAAATTAAATGACGAGCAAGTAAATAACTATAACTTATGTCTCGTTTACACTAAAATAATCACCGACttagttatttaaataaaatatattttaaaatataaaatatatgttaaatatGTAAGTGTATATAGCCAGATAACTCCAAAAGTAGTTACAAAACTGTTAAACAGATAGAAGCTGTTAATGACAACTCAGCTATCAGTTACACTTAATCAATTATACTCACCCTTAGTTAGTTGTTCCCAATCTCAACAATCTATAATCACACCTTATAAATATTTTCATTGTATCTCCTTAATGATCAGTTTTTCACAATCAAGTAATCAATAACAGTATTGttctctttcattctcttctATACTCTTCTCTCATCTTCCTTCTCTGAGCTCTCAAAGCTCTTATCTTTTCTCCTTCTTCAAGAATCTGATACcttacatggtatcagagctttgaTTCTGATCCATGGCTCTACCCAACTCTTTCGCAACGCAAGCTCGTTCAACTTCACCTATGGCTGCAATTGCAAATTTTTCTGCAACAATCAAGTTAGATGAAGACAATTTCAAAGTCTGGAATAGACAAGTCATAGCCTGCATAAAAGTAAATTGATTACAAAGTCATATCTCAGCATGCTCAATGCCAAGAAAATACAACTCAGTGGAAGATCAAGAAGCAGAGCAGGTGACTCCAGAATTTGAAGAATGAGAGCAAAGAGATGAATGTCTTGTAGTATGGATGCTGTCTACAATGGACGAATTCTTTGTAAACAAAGTAGTTGAATGTCAATATGCTCATGAAATCTGGGAAGTTCTTGAAGAACACTTTGCAGTAAGAATAAAATCAAAGATCAAGTTGCTGAAAGCTCAGCTGAAATCAATCAAGAAGCACGGTTCATCCGCTGTAGAGTTCATCACAAAGATTAATAAGGTAGCAAACACTCTCTCTGTTCTTGGGCTCCGTTAACGAAAGAAGAATATTTTGAATACACACTCGAAGGATTAGATGAAGAATTCAGTGCCTTTATCACCATGGTTAATGGAAGATCCGATCATATGTCCATCAATGACTTAGAATCACAACTGCTAGCGTAGGAAGAAGTGAATGAGAGATTTCACAAAGCAAATCTGAATATGGTGCATGCAAATCTAGTGCACAAGAAACTTGATTCAAGTAATGAAGCAGTGGAATATCAAGCTGAAGCACCGTATGAGAGTTACCCAAGAGACTATGGTAGAGGTCAAACAGGTCGAAAAGGCAGAGGAAGAAACTCCTTCAGATCAGGCAGATCGTGGTGGCAGAACAATAGACCCAGTGCCAACTGTGTGAGAGGATAGGTCATACTGTGTGGCAGTGCTATCATAGATTCAATCTGGATTACCAGAATCCACAACTCCAACACCCCAACACTGGACCTCCACCACCAAATGATAGATTTCACCAACAAAACCAAAAGGTCTAGCCCTATCACCAACCCAACCAACCAGCCCAGCCCTATTACCAACCCCAAAGCCCACATGCTCAGCCATACAAGCAGCCACCTTAACAACCTCAGCAAACAAACCAAAATCCTCAAGCACTGCTCACCACTCTAGCCACCAGCTCAGATCTAGGATGGTATCCGAATTCAGAAGCCTCTCACCACATCACATTCGATCAATTGAATCTGATCAACAGCTCAGAATATCAGGGACCAGAATAGGTGTTTGGAAGTAATGAAAAAGGTATCAGAATTGCTAATATTGGAAGGTCTATCATTCATGCATCTATGTCAAACAAAATCTTCAAACTTCAGAATTTGCttcatgttcccacaatttcaaAAAATCTAATCAGTGTATCAAAGTTTACATTAGATAATggagtattttttaaattttggtctTACCTATGTGCTGTAAAATGTcagaaatccaaaaaaattatgctGCAAGGCAGACTTAGGAATGGACGGTATAGATTTGATGACATTCAGGTTCAAAGACCAAGTTGCaaagttgaaaaagaaaaagctgtaccaagtgaaaaagaagaaaaacatgtGGTCTGCTGTCATGagttgaaagaaaagaaaaataaaaaaaaaacaaaaaaacaagttGCAGCAAGTCAATAGAAAGTGCTAATAATACAACCAGCTCTAGTGTCTAAATTAGTGTTAATAAGAATGTCCATGAAGACTCAAATGTAAATGCAAACTTTGATACAATTTCTTCCCAATTCAATACAAACACTTTTTCCAACACTCTTAACTGTACTACTGCATTTTTAAATCATTGTGCATTTGATTCCAATACTACAATGAACAATGACTGCCATGACAAACCTCCAACTGAGGCTGCATTGAATTCTTGTGAAATAACAACAAACTCAAGTAATGCTCCACATACTCATGGCAATCACCCAGCCAATTCCCCTTACCGTAACCCTTACCCAGCCAAAATCTCACCTAATCAAATCACACATACCACTGTCACTACCAAAACAACAACTGAAACCCCACTCAACCAAATCACAAGCACCAATATCAACAACTCTCTAGACCTTTGGCACAAACAACTTAGCCATCCCTCCACCAAAGTCACCAAAACCGTTTTGGCTAGCCTCAACATTCACTCACCCCAGGACATCACTCCCATTACTACAACCTGTGCACCTTGCTGCACCAGCAAAATACACTAACTCCCATTCCCTCCCTCCCAAACACAATACACCATACCCTTAGAACTTATCTACTCCGACCTTTGGGGGCCTGCCCCAATACCCAGTAAATCCGGTTACAGATACTATGCATGTTTCATAGATGCATTCAGCAGATACACATGTACCTATCTACTACAAATCAAGTCCCAAACCTTCTCAGTCTTCTGTCAATTTCAAACCATGATTGAAACTAGAACTGGCCACAAAATCAAAGCTCTTCAAACAGACAATCATGGTGAATACCTTTCAAAACTTTTCACCCAGCACCTTGCAAACCAAGGAATTCAACACCGACTCACTTGCTCTCACACACACCAGCAAAATGGGTGTGTTGAGCGAAAACACTGACATCTAATCGAAATCTGTCTCACCCTACTCTCTCAAGCCTCTCTACCTCTCTCATTTTGGGATGAAGCCATCCTAACTGCAATCTTCCTGATAAATTGCTTACCCACCCAAGTCCTCAACTTTAAAACTCCTCTTGAAACCTTCTTCCACACCAAACCTGACTATCAGCACCTAAGATCTTTCGGGTGCACATGTTATCCCTTATTAAAATCATACAACAAACACAAATTTGATCACAAATCTCATAAATGCATCTCCATAAGGTACAATTCAGATCACAAAGGCTACAAGTGCCTATCCCCATCTGGCAGAGTTTATATGTCAAAAAACGTAAATTTCTGGGAGCATGAATTTTCTTACCCAACTTTATTCAAAAC contains:
- the LOC112695650 gene encoding pectin acetylesterase 3 isoform X1, which gives rise to MRMKVFVIAALAFVSLVSVIDGSEHQAQLSEFVNDALFSSVSSKQLSQPQPLMVPITVINGAAAKGAVCLDGTSPAYHFHPGSGSGANSWLIHLEGGGWCNTIRNCVFRKTTRRGSFKFMEKTLPFTGILSNKPEENPDFFNWNRVKIRYCDGASFAGDSQNEANQLQFRGQKIWLAAIEELMSKGMQKANQALLSGCSAGGLASIIHCDEFGSMFPKSTKVKCLSDAGFFLDAVDVSGGHTLRNMFGGVVTLQEVQKNLPKSCLNQLDPTSCFFPQNLIQHVQTPLFLLNAAYDAWQVQESLAPHSADPSGSWNDCKANHARCNSSQIQFFQDFRNQLLNDVKDFSKSSPTGLFINSCFAHCQSERQDTWFADDSPLINDMPVAIAVGDWFFDRKTIKAIDCAYPCDTTCHNLVFNVGRSTVVGSQYISESDDTSTTTTMIYSSQSSRLTFPALYLLSALFPTSMFLLHLRVEVLSRFFSHST
- the LOC112695651 gene encoding uncharacterized protein, giving the protein MSTCHSWMQDLEEEEDDDGGLFYHHPHNLSRLSVCTTSSSMCGVDDDAMMMSRLSIEDYEDDGDEADGELSGGEEEGLSLSSASEKEDFPSSIGSSCCCSLPNTPPAARRRKNKVFGVKEKEKEYASDNGPGDRDGVVLITRPKGGNKTLCMGLEEVKACRELGFELELPPSLETSSSGANSPIANWRISSPGDDPREVKARLKVWAQAVALASASKYAT